A window of Christiangramia forsetii KT0803 contains these coding sequences:
- a CDS encoding cation diffusion facilitator family transporter — translation MAAGGSNIAIYGAIGANLLIAISKFLASFFTGSSAMLAEGIHSLVDTGNGLLLLLGIKRSKQKPDKMHPFGYGKEVYFWSFVVSILIFALGGGFAIYEGIHAIQDPHVIEDPTWNYWVLGAAIVFEGTALYLALKTFNKSRKHKSKNLIKNIIKSKDAATFAVIIEDTAAVVGLTVALIGVFLSQVFGNPYLDGAASIVIGTILLAVATFLAKESKGLLLGESAHDEVIEDIDNLINSKAYVNASNIPQTMHFGPDKILLIVEIDLVDNLEFLEAEKIVDDLRNEIMQEKPKIKEVYIQITSKLN, via the coding sequence ATGGCAGCAGGAGGATCTAATATTGCAATCTATGGCGCGATAGGCGCAAATTTATTAATCGCTATAAGTAAATTCTTGGCTTCTTTTTTTACAGGAAGTTCGGCAATGCTCGCTGAAGGAATACATTCTTTAGTAGATACAGGGAATGGTTTACTCTTGCTCCTGGGAATAAAGCGATCTAAGCAGAAACCTGATAAAATGCATCCGTTTGGATACGGTAAAGAAGTTTACTTCTGGAGTTTTGTGGTAAGTATCCTTATTTTCGCTCTCGGTGGCGGATTTGCCATATATGAAGGTATTCACGCTATACAGGATCCTCACGTTATTGAAGATCCTACCTGGAATTACTGGGTACTGGGTGCGGCTATTGTCTTTGAAGGAACAGCTCTATATCTCGCGCTTAAAACCTTCAATAAGTCCAGGAAGCATAAATCTAAAAACCTGATCAAGAATATTATTAAGAGTAAAGATGCCGCCACTTTTGCTGTAATTATTGAAGATACAGCTGCAGTTGTGGGCCTTACTGTCGCACTTATTGGTGTTTTTCTCTCACAAGTATTCGGTAACCCCTATCTCGACGGCGCTGCCTCAATTGTTATTGGCACAATTCTTTTAGCGGTAGCAACTTTTCTTGCGAAAGAAAGCAAAGGGCTCTTGCTCGGAGAAAGCGCACATGATGAAGTTATTGAAGATATTGATAATCTTATCAACTCTAAAGCGTATGTAAATGCATCAAACATCCCCCAAACAATGCATTTTGGGCCAGATAAGATATTACTAATAGTTGAAATTGATCTTGTAGATAATCTGGAGTTTTTGGAAGCTGAAAAAATCGTTGATGATCTAAGAAATGAAATAATGCAGGAGAAACCTAAAATCAAGGAGGTATATATTCAAATCACCAGTAAGCTAAATTAA
- a CDS encoding zinc-binding alcohol dehydrogenase family protein — MKAVGFKKSLSIEKENSFIDFEIDKPKPQKRDLLVKIKAISVNPVDYKVRQSAAKDSELDNPKIIGWDASGVVEAVGDDVEMFKVGDEVYYSGDLTRPGCYSEFQLVDERIVGYKPDNLNWEEAAALPLTSLTAWESIFDRLRIKENEGKAKTVLIIGGAGGVGSIAIQILKQLTNFKVIATASRDITKKWCEKMGADKIVDHHNLMDSMGDTRNVDYILNFADTSGNWKAMTELIAPQGGICCIVNTTENVDLNLMKEKSVSFHWELMFTRSMFKTDDMIMQHEILNKVRKLIEANKIKTTLNETFEGLSAETLKKVHKLQESGKSVGKNVISF, encoded by the coding sequence ATGAAAGCAGTAGGTTTCAAAAAGTCGTTATCCATTGAGAAAGAAAATAGTTTTATCGATTTTGAAATTGATAAACCAAAACCACAAAAGAGAGATCTCCTGGTTAAGATTAAAGCGATTTCAGTGAATCCTGTAGATTACAAGGTTCGGCAAAGTGCAGCAAAGGATTCAGAATTGGATAATCCAAAAATAATTGGCTGGGATGCTTCAGGAGTTGTAGAAGCCGTAGGCGATGATGTTGAAATGTTTAAGGTTGGTGATGAAGTATATTACTCAGGCGACCTAACGCGTCCAGGATGTTATTCCGAATTTCAGTTAGTTGATGAAAGAATTGTTGGTTATAAACCTGATAATTTAAATTGGGAAGAAGCCGCTGCTTTGCCCCTTACCTCTTTGACAGCCTGGGAATCTATATTTGATAGATTAAGAATTAAAGAAAATGAGGGTAAAGCTAAGACTGTACTTATTATAGGCGGTGCCGGTGGTGTTGGATCCATCGCGATCCAAATTCTTAAACAGCTAACTAATTTTAAGGTCATTGCAACGGCATCCCGGGATATTACCAAAAAATGGTGTGAGAAAATGGGAGCTGATAAAATTGTAGATCATCATAATCTTATGGATAGTATGGGAGATACTCGAAATGTAGACTACATTCTTAATTTTGCTGATACTTCTGGAAACTGGAAAGCAATGACCGAATTGATTGCGCCTCAGGGTGGAATTTGTTGTATTGTGAATACTACTGAAAATGTAGATTTAAACCTGATGAAGGAGAAAAGTGTAAGTTTTCATTGGGAACTTATGTTTACCAGAAGTATGTTTAAAACTGATGACATGATAATGCAGCATGAAATTCTGAATAAGGTAAGAAAGCTTATTGAGGCCAATAAGATAAAAACTACTTTGAATGAAACATTCGAGGGTTTAAGTGCAGAAACTCTGAAAAAAGTACACAAACTACAGGAATCAGGAAAATCGGTAGGAAAGAATGTGATTTCCTTTTAG
- a CDS encoding AI-2E family transporter, whose translation MISKKKLLFYSATIIVATYFLFLGLTKAKGFFAPMITAVILSLIVLPLSQRMERKLKRPLAAILNSLLLFLISIGLMAIVSFQVRSFAEDWPQIKETMEPKIENAKEFALEHTPLNKQDIEEAKNSSSTMDLQPGKWAKTFMSGLSSFLANYLLTFVYIFFLLNYRHIFKNFLLRVFPDEKQQTIKTIIVKSAEVAPQYLLGKLILMGLLAVIYSIGLGISGVNNFILVSVIAAVLTLIPYIGNVIGFVMAVAFGFLTSGDITVLIGIALTFTITQFVESYVLQPYVVGERVDVHPFFVIVSVILGNMVWGVIGMILAIPIMAIITVVLLNIRQLRPFGILFSKKEF comes from the coding sequence ATGATCTCCAAAAAGAAATTGTTGTTTTATAGCGCTACCATAATTGTTGCAACTTATTTTTTATTCCTGGGACTCACCAAGGCTAAAGGTTTTTTCGCACCCATGATCACCGCAGTGATCCTTAGCCTGATAGTCCTGCCTTTATCTCAAAGAATGGAAAGAAAGCTGAAAAGACCTTTGGCTGCAATACTCAATAGCCTTTTGCTCTTTTTGATTTCAATAGGTTTAATGGCTATAGTTTCTTTTCAGGTAAGATCGTTCGCTGAGGATTGGCCCCAGATTAAAGAAACAATGGAGCCTAAGATAGAAAATGCTAAAGAATTTGCTTTAGAACACACCCCTTTAAATAAACAGGATATTGAAGAAGCAAAAAATAGCTCTTCAACAATGGATTTACAACCAGGCAAATGGGCAAAAACATTTATGAGTGGACTCTCCAGCTTTCTTGCGAATTATTTACTGACATTCGTATATATTTTCTTTCTTCTGAATTACCGCCATATATTCAAAAACTTTCTCTTAAGGGTTTTTCCAGATGAGAAACAGCAAACCATTAAAACCATCATTGTAAAATCTGCGGAAGTAGCTCCACAATATCTGCTGGGAAAACTAATATTAATGGGATTATTAGCAGTTATTTATTCCATTGGTCTTGGAATTTCAGGAGTAAATAATTTTATTCTGGTAAGTGTTATCGCCGCTGTACTTACATTGATACCTTACATAGGAAATGTGATTGGATTTGTTATGGCAGTAGCCTTTGGGTTTTTAACTTCCGGAGATATTACTGTTCTTATTGGCATAGCACTAACGTTTACTATCACCCAGTTTGTTGAAAGTTATGTATTACAGCCTTACGTGGTAGGGGAAAGGGTAGATGTACATCCGTTTTTTGTAATAGTTTCAGTAATTCTGGGAAATATGGTCTGGGGAGTTATAGGAATGATCCTCGCTATCCCTATCATGGCAATTATTACAGTTGTGCTGCTAAATATTCGTCAATTAAGACCATTTGGTATTCTTTTCAGTAAAAAAGAGTTTTAA
- a CDS encoding fatty acid desaturase family protein, which translates to MLLVFIVPLVIINTGIVTSIWLIFTLYIISGFGMAGIGMGVMHDAIHNSYSKNQKVNQYLGYTLNLIGANASIWKIQHNVLHHTFTNIEEADDDINPPFFLRFTPHTKRYFIHKFQHIYSWFFYGLSTVSWVTAKDFVRMARFKKMGFFKGGNAFNTELMKVIGWKVLSFGFVLVLPIIMAPVAWWIIVLAFISMHFVTGLMITTVFQLAHIVPTTEYPLPNEEGIVEGDWASHQLFTTSNFSPKSRLFSWCIGGLNYQIEHHLLPNICHVHYRKISHIVAQTAKEYGLPYHNNHNFVSAVGEHFKMLRQLGKMDNLRAG; encoded by the coding sequence ATGCTTTTGGTATTTATTGTTCCATTGGTCATTATCAATACTGGAATAGTAACTAGTATTTGGTTAATTTTCACTTTATATATCATTAGTGGATTTGGAATGGCCGGAATTGGAATGGGTGTAATGCATGATGCAATTCACAATTCATATTCCAAAAACCAGAAAGTAAATCAGTATCTGGGATACACGTTGAATTTGATTGGTGCAAATGCCAGCATCTGGAAAATACAGCATAATGTACTGCATCATACGTTCACTAATATAGAAGAGGCAGATGATGATATAAATCCGCCATTTTTTTTAAGGTTTACACCACATACCAAAAGATATTTCATACATAAATTCCAACATATTTACTCGTGGTTCTTCTATGGCCTTTCAACAGTATCATGGGTAACTGCGAAAGATTTTGTTAGAATGGCTCGTTTTAAGAAAATGGGGTTTTTTAAAGGAGGAAATGCTTTTAACACCGAGTTGATGAAAGTTATCGGATGGAAAGTACTTTCCTTTGGATTTGTACTGGTTTTACCAATCATTATGGCTCCGGTAGCCTGGTGGATCATTGTGTTGGCTTTTATAAGCATGCATTTTGTAACCGGATTAATGATCACAACAGTTTTTCAATTAGCACATATTGTCCCAACAACAGAATATCCTTTGCCTAATGAAGAAGGTATTGTAGAAGGGGATTGGGCAAGCCATCAACTTTTTACAACGAGTAATTTCTCACCAAAAAGCAGGTTGTTTTCCTGGTGTATTGGGGGATTAAATTACCAAATTGAGCATCATTTATTACCAAATATATGTCATGTTCATTATAGAAAAATTTCGCATATTGTAGCGCAAACCGCAAAGGAATATGGTTTGCCATATCATAATAATCATAATTTTGTCTCGGCAGTAGGAGAGCATTTTAAAATGCTTCGCCAGCTAGGAAAGATGGATAATCTTAGAGCAGGATAA
- a CDS encoding cold-shock protein, which yields MQEGKVKFFNNTKGFGFIKADDSNEDIFVHSSGLIDEIREDDRVQFEVEQGKKGLNAVNVEVID from the coding sequence ATGCAAGAAGGTAAAGTAAAGTTTTTCAATAACACCAAAGGATTTGGTTTTATTAAAGCTGACGATTCAAACGAAGACATCTTTGTACACTCAAGTGGTCTAATTGACGAAATTCGTGAAGACGACAGAGTACAGTTCGAAGTTGAGCAAGGTAAAAAAGGTCTTAACGCTGTTAACGTTGAAGTAATTGACTAA
- a CDS encoding GNAT family N-acetyltransferase translates to MLRIQRTNSDDEGFISLEQKLDIYLAISDGDEHDFYDQLNKLDAIKNVIVLYLNEIPVGCGAFKEYQPGIAELRRMFVDVKFRNRNYAGEILRNIEAWAQETGYTKLILETGKRQFEAINFYKKNRFELIDKYPPYENMENSVCFEKLL, encoded by the coding sequence ATGTTAAGAATACAACGCACAAACTCTGATGACGAAGGGTTTATCTCCCTGGAACAAAAGCTAGATATATATTTAGCCATTAGTGATGGAGATGAACACGATTTTTATGATCAGTTAAACAAACTTGATGCTATTAAAAATGTAATTGTTCTTTATCTTAATGAGATTCCCGTAGGTTGTGGTGCTTTTAAAGAATATCAACCAGGAATTGCAGAATTAAGGAGAATGTTTGTAGATGTAAAATTTAGAAATAGAAACTATGCAGGGGAAATATTAAGGAATATAGAAGCATGGGCTCAAGAAACTGGTTACACTAAGTTGATTCTTGAAACCGGCAAAAGGCAGTTTGAAGCTATAAATTTTTATAAAAAAAATAGATTTGAACTCATAGACAAGTATCCACCCTATGAAAATATGGAGAATAGTGTATGTTTTGAAAAATTGCTATAA
- a CDS encoding cold-shock protein: protein MARSGQTQNKREKEKKKLKKRKEKEAKKLERKENSNKGGSFEDMIAYVDADGNLTDTPPDPSQKVEVEAEDIEIAIPKKEDREYDEPETDTEGKVSFFDHSKGFGFIIGKTTGEKYFVHVSGLIDEIDENDKVSFELEQGMKGLNAVRVKKI, encoded by the coding sequence ATGGCAAGATCCGGACAAACCCAAAACAAACGAGAAAAAGAAAAAAAGAAGCTTAAAAAGCGAAAAGAAAAAGAAGCTAAGAAGCTGGAGAGAAAAGAAAATTCTAACAAAGGAGGTTCATTTGAAGATATGATCGCCTATGTAGATGCAGATGGAAATCTAACAGATACTCCACCAGATCCTTCCCAGAAAGTAGAAGTAGAGGCTGAAGATATTGAGATCGCTATCCCTAAGAAAGAAGATAGAGAATATGACGAACCTGAGACAGATACTGAAGGAAAAGTTTCATTTTTTGATCATTCAAAAGGTTTCGGATTCATTATAGGGAAAACTACCGGTGAGAAATATTTTGTACACGTTAGCGGTCTTATTGATGAAATTGATGAGAACGATAAAGTAAGTTTTGAACTTGAACAAGGAATGAAAGGACTTAACGCTGTACGAGTTAAGAAAATCTAG
- a CDS encoding PepSY-like domain-containing protein: MKKISIFIAGCLTVGMLSCQEKKDEKDSNKSEVPEAVAMAFQKKYPGENDPDWEQDEHGYWESHFKQDGEKYRADFNTDGSWVETENDIKTENLPEAIKKVIKEKYSDYEITEVEHVISAKKGEFYDVEFKQKGKNKDVEFREDGTELN; this comes from the coding sequence ATGAAAAAAATATCAATATTTATAGCGGGATGCCTAACTGTAGGAATGCTCAGTTGTCAGGAAAAAAAAGATGAAAAAGATAGTAATAAAAGTGAAGTTCCAGAGGCCGTAGCCATGGCTTTTCAAAAGAAATATCCTGGGGAAAATGATCCAGACTGGGAGCAGGATGAGCATGGTTACTGGGAATCGCATTTTAAACAGGATGGTGAGAAATACAGGGCAGATTTTAATACTGACGGTTCCTGGGTGGAGACTGAAAATGATATTAAAACTGAAAATCTTCCGGAAGCCATTAAGAAAGTTATAAAAGAGAAGTATTCAGATTATGAAATTACTGAAGTAGAACATGTGATCAGTGCTAAAAAAGGGGAGTTCTACGATGTGGAGTTTAAACAGAAAGGTAAGAATAAGGATGTTGAGTTTCGCGAAGATGGTACTGAACTAAACTAG
- a CDS encoding cold-shock protein, which yields MQEGKVKFFNNTKGFGFIKADDSNEDIFVHSSGLIDEIREDDRVQFEVEQGKKGLNAVNVEVID from the coding sequence ATGCAAGAAGGTAAAGTAAAGTTTTTCAATAACACCAAAGGATTTGGTTTTATTAAAGCTGACGATTCAAACGAAGACATCTTTGTACACTCAAGTGGTCTAATTGATGAAATTCGTGAAGACGATAGAGTTCAATTCGAAGTTGAACAAGGTAAAAAAGGTCTTAACGCCGTAAACGTCGAAGTAATCGACTAA
- a CDS encoding cold-shock protein: MQEGKVKFFNNTKGFGFIQAEGSNEDIFVHSSGLIDDIREDDRVQFETEQGKKGLNAINVELID; the protein is encoded by the coding sequence ATGCAAGAAGGTAAAGTAAAATTTTTCAATAACACCAAAGGATTTGGTTTTATTCAAGCTGAAGGATCAAACGAAGATATATTTGTACATTCAAGTGGTCTAATCGATGATATTCGTGAAGATGATAGAGTTCAGTTTGAAACTGAGCAAGGAAAAAAAGGATTAAACGCTATAAACGTTGAACTAATTGACTAA